In Verrucomicrobiia bacterium, a genomic segment contains:
- a CDS encoding glycoside hydrolase family 88 protein, which translates to MKTTRRAGLAIGSTLLCVLTGLGCATGTGKPEAFQQWPAGAAPAEVGRRIAENFAARKFDFETNPRRQYVIYPEVCAWYGSLTTTKLSGADELRQTFIRKFDRFLNEDANRISPSAHVDYRVFGAVPLELYLQTGDKKYLNIGKPLADKQWENPTPDGVTAEARYWVDDIYMISAVQVQAYRATKDPVYLDRAALTAATYLDKLQQPNGLFFHAEDSPFYWARGNGWYAAGMAELLSELPSSHPRHARIVQGFRTMMASLLKYQSKEGLWRQIIDREESWLETSGTGMFAFAMVTGVKRGFLDENTYGPAARRAWLALVDRLDENANVKDVCIGTDKAFKVVGEDKDAQLKFYLERGRRTGDLHGQAPMLWTASALLR; encoded by the coding sequence ATGAAAACAACACGCCGTGCCGGGCTGGCGATCGGATCAACACTTCTCTGCGTCCTCACAGGCCTCGGCTGTGCCACAGGAACCGGGAAGCCGGAAGCATTTCAGCAGTGGCCCGCTGGAGCCGCGCCGGCCGAAGTTGGCAGGCGTATCGCCGAGAATTTCGCCGCCCGAAAATTTGATTTCGAGACCAATCCACGCCGCCAGTATGTCATCTATCCCGAGGTGTGCGCGTGGTACGGTTCCTTGACAACCACCAAGCTCAGCGGCGCCGATGAGTTGCGTCAAACCTTCATCCGGAAATTCGATCGCTTCCTCAATGAGGACGCAAATCGCATCTCCCCAAGTGCGCATGTTGATTATCGAGTTTTCGGCGCGGTCCCGCTGGAACTTTACCTTCAGACCGGGGACAAAAAATACCTGAACATTGGCAAACCCCTCGCTGACAAGCAGTGGGAGAACCCCACGCCCGACGGGGTCACGGCTGAGGCGCGGTATTGGGTCGATGACATTTACATGATCTCCGCGGTGCAGGTTCAGGCGTATCGGGCGACAAAGGATCCCGTGTATCTGGATCGCGCTGCGCTGACAGCGGCGACGTATCTCGATAAACTCCAGCAACCCAACGGGCTGTTCTTCCATGCTGAAGATTCTCCATTCTATTGGGCTCGCGGAAATGGCTGGTACGCGGCCGGAATGGCCGAATTGCTGAGCGAGCTGCCTTCAAGCCATCCCCGGCACGCCCGCATCGTGCAGGGATTCCGCACCATGATGGCGTCCCTGCTCAAGTATCAAAGCAAGGAAGGCTTGTGGCGCCAAATCATCGATCGCGAGGAATCGTGGCTGGAGACATCGGGCACGGGCATGTTCGCGTTTGCAATGGTGACGGGCGTCAAACGCGGTTTCCTGGATGAGAACACTTACGGCCCCGCGGCTCGGAGAGCGTGGCTGGCGCTGGTGGATCGGCTCGATGAAAACGCGAATGTAAAAGACGTCTGCATCGGGACAGACAAGGCTTTCAAGGTGGTGGGTGAAGATAAGGACGCCCAGCTCAAGTTTTATCTCGAACGGGGGCGGCGCACTGGAGATCTGCACGGGCAGGCTCCGATGCTGTGGACCGCGTCAGCGTTGCTGCGTTGA
- a CDS encoding TraR/DksA C4-type zinc finger protein, producing the protein MRTKLTKQTVRKRAPRRKRAATADILGSGPPEDRPIPARWKRHYQRLLQVRAYLTSRQDDLVKDAKEDQSSFSLHMADAATDSFDRDFALSRASSEQEALYEIDEAIDRIRERTYGICELTGKPIDEARLEAIPWTRFSLEAEEILEREGRVQRAHLAPRAAVPRHSGDERGPSEKESE; encoded by the coding sequence ATGCGAACGAAACTGACGAAACAAACCGTTCGAAAGCGCGCCCCGCGCCGGAAGCGCGCCGCAACGGCGGATATCCTCGGTAGCGGTCCGCCCGAGGACAGACCAATCCCGGCCAGGTGGAAACGCCATTACCAGCGGCTTTTGCAGGTTCGCGCCTACCTGACGTCGCGGCAGGACGACCTCGTGAAAGACGCGAAGGAAGATCAGAGCAGCTTCAGCCTCCATATGGCGGACGCCGCCACAGACAGCTTTGATCGCGACTTTGCGCTAAGCCGCGCCTCGTCGGAACAGGAGGCGTTATATGAGATCGATGAAGCCATTGATCGCATCCGGGAGCGCACCTACGGCATTTGCGAGTTGACTGGGAAACCGATCGACGAAGCGAGGCTCGAGGCAATTCCCTGGACCCGCTTTTCATTGGAAGCTGAGGAAATACTCGAACGTGAAGGTCGCGTTCAGCGCGCTCACCTGGCACCCAGGGCAGCCGTGCCCCGGCATTCAGGCGACGAACGCGGGCCTTCGGAAAAAGAATCGGAGTGA
- a CDS encoding DUF1003 domain-containing protein, translating into MRVVERNIRALLDHRKVEEKSRSLESRCADCITQFAGSMKFVYIHLVVFGLWIFVNLGWIPFIPRFDPTFVALAMVASVEAIFLSTFVLITQNRMAEMADRRADLDLQVSLLSEHEITRMITLLRAVADRLGVKEAANPELNELEQDVHPERVLDTIQEHTNRRSR; encoded by the coding sequence ATGCGGGTTGTCGAACGCAATATTCGCGCGTTGCTCGACCACAGAAAAGTCGAAGAGAAATCGCGTTCCCTGGAATCGCGCTGCGCGGACTGCATCACGCAATTCGCCGGCAGCATGAAGTTCGTTTACATCCACCTTGTGGTTTTCGGCCTTTGGATATTCGTGAACCTAGGATGGATACCGTTCATCCCGCGCTTCGATCCAACATTTGTGGCCTTGGCGATGGTGGCGTCCGTTGAGGCCATCTTCCTTTCGACCTTTGTGTTGATCACCCAGAATCGCATGGCCGAGATGGCGGACCGCCGCGCCGACCTGGACCTGCAGGTGAGTTTGCTTTCGGAGCATGAAATCACCCGCATGATTACCCTGTTGCGGGCTGTCGCGGATCGATTGGGAGTCAAAGAGGCGGCCAACCCTGAATTAAACGAACTCGAGCAGGACGTGCATCCCGAGCGCGTTCTCGACACGATCCAGGAACACACTAACCGCCGATCCCGCTGA